A stretch of DNA from Pseudoliparis swirei isolate HS2019 ecotype Mariana Trench chromosome 5, NWPU_hadal_v1, whole genome shotgun sequence:
aaaatgttgacatttcagATACTTCTACACGAGAAAGATGAAACTCACGCTCTTCTGCCCATTGCATTCTCAAGATGGCATTCGACTGGGGACTGACAGAAGTCCACGATGAGGCGGACAATCTTTTCAGACTGTTTCTTACAGAGGATCCCACTTTCCGGACTCAGATCTCTTTCTATGACTATGCAGTTTATTCAGGCGATGAGAAGCTGATGGAGGCGTGTCTTCGCTACCTGGCGTGGAACTGCGAGGCCCTGATCCATTCCCCAGCCTGGACGGATCTTGCgtttgatcgggtcaaagctcTTCTGTCTCGCTCGGACCTTGTGGTGCAGAAGGAAACCGTCATCCTGAATGCGCTGGAGAGATGGGCGGCTGCCCAGGACAACACAACTATTCCTGAGATCCTTCTGAAGCTCATCCGTTTCCCACTGATACCGGCTGAGGACTTATACACACTCGACGACTCACAGTACCGTGCCAGCAAGTTGCAGGGGTTTCAGTTCAACGCTCTCCCCTACACGACACTGCTCAACGACCTGAGGAGAGGACAACATGTCTACACACCCAGGATTTACACCGGCACGCCATGGAGCTTCGCATTCAGCTACCACAACATCAAAGCGTACAAGGATTTGGGGTTCTACAATCTTCTTGGCCACCGCATCGAGAGTCTGACATCTGTTTTCCAAACGCCGTTTCATACCAGTGCCTATTTCGCTTTTAGCAAAATGGGCTGGAAAGCGAGGTTATACATCAGCGATGCagattgtgtaaatgaaagtaTCACTTGTCCTTCTTTGCCAGCCGTAAATTTGAAGATTGAGGAAAAGAGCAGCGATTTGGGAAGCATTCGTTACAGCAATATGCTCGTTGTTATGTGCGATGATAGGTACGTGTTCCACGTTCAGGAATTTGCTGCTGTTGATAGTGAGGATCTTGTATTTATTCCAAGCAGCGAAAAACAACTCTATTCATGCCACTCAAAGCTGTACTCCTACCAGGTGGTGGTTCGTCCGTACTACTCAACAGATTAGTTTATGTTCCCTCCGGGATCGAAGGCAAAGAGAATAGGGACATGGATGATATACTCTCACGACTATCCTGTATAACTTTACccataaagtgtttttcaccaagcggaggaggagagaggaatcaCTGAATGCTTTGTGTTACACGTCATTAGATCGTCTTAATTTGTGACTATGACAATTACATATATACCTTTTGCCATTTTTATAGTCATATTTGGTTTTTAGATATCTTTTTCAAGTCCTTTTGAAAATAAGATTAACAATGGCATTCTGCAACGTGACTGTATTATGATTACTAATGAATAAAAGATTTTAAAGCTCTATGTCCCGGAAACTCGTTTCAGCTTTCATGTCTTCtgttttaaaaatcatattAGAGCAACAAACATCTCTCAAGAAATTGAGATAACCCTTTTCTTTATCCAACATGGCATAGAGCATAACATCGGCTGTGTTTATGTTGGTTGAGATCACTAACAGAGGTCATAggtcatagacacacacaaggcCAAACATCACACTCCAGGGagaaattatatatttactgCATGACAACggctaaaaaaaatattacactTACAAACATATTGATGAAAATCTGTGTTTTTCTTACCAGTGTACCCATTTTGTTTTGACAGAGAAAGATTAATTATGTTACTATATGTTATTTAGCAGCAGTTTTACCATCAAACCCTAGCCACGATTTTGGAAGTATGGGACTCATCACGCTCAGTAAGTTTTGAGCAGAAACCAAGAAAAAGGTCTCTATATTTggatttttcacattttatttattcagttaACCATAAAACAATTTTATTTCCCAACATGAAGgccaaatttaaatatattgggTCAAAAAGGAGCTCAATCGCAGCCATAAATCCTTAAATGTGACACTGCTATCGCTGTAAACTGCTTACAGAGCAGCTTCTCCTCTGTGGAAGAGACTCCACCGAGCCCAGCTtacctccacccctccatcgaTGTCCCTGGTGCTGTCCAGGAGGGTGGAGGTTGGTCAGAGCTGCAGCCTGTTCTTCCAGTTCTTCAGGATCCCTTCCCCTTTATTTGTCTCAGTGGCCGCAGCTTTCTGACGTGCTCGTTGCCATATTGAAGTAGTTTAATATCTTACAAAAATATTTCTAGAGAGAAATGGTATTTTTGATCATAAAAGATTACACATTTGTTCCAGGTCTATTTTTTTCTATCTTAAGACATAGAGGCTCATCAGCCACCAAATAAttgtgaatgaacatgtgaagctCCTGGGTGAAAAGTGAATGTTTAATGATTTCTATAAATCATGTGTCATCATTATATTCCCTCAGTCAATTCCTTATTTCCAGTCAAACTGTCTTGTGCTTTTGTGTCTTAGAGTACTGGAGGTCTGAGGTGAACATGGGTAGGAAGGTGTGGTGGCTAGGGTTAGAAATAAAGTCAACACGAGGTAAATCATCTTAGTAGTTAAAAGAGCGGTGGAGAGTCACACTACCACCGAGCTGACGAAATAATCTGGATGCCGGGGTATTTCACAGGATGGTTTGATGACCAGGATTGCAGACAGTTTTTGGAGTTTAGCCCGGGTGCCAGTTGATGGAAGTCGTgcccacgccacacacacacacacacacacccacccacacacacacacacacccacacccacacccacgtATACACAGAACGAACGGGGCAGAGCCATGACATCGTTTCCATTTAGAGAATTTAAACAGCAACAATAATTGAAGTTACAGTATACTGTAACAATAGACCAGTAGGCTTAGGCCTATTTGTCAAACACATGTTAACATAAACTGAATTTTCCTGTGAAATATGGGCTACAAAAGTAGACAAAGTACACCTGTAGAAGTACATCCAATTAGTAGGCCTACTTAAGTAGAGGGCCGTACATGCTCTCCACGATACCACATTACAGGGTGAGGTTGGGCCCATTCTGGAGCCCAACGCACGCGGTTGTTTCCGGTTGTGTGAACGCGGGCCTGCATTACCACCAGGTGGAAGAACCGGGAACTTAACCCGGTTCAGACACACTCCGCTGGAGGTTTGCTGCCCTCCGCAGGCCGCTCGCCGGTATACATGTGCTTCTTCTCCGGAGATAAAGAAGGAGCACCTCGGCGGATCGCGAAGGAAACCGCAGCACAACAGAGTAACAAAGCACGGGGCCGACGTCGTGCTCTAATGACCCAAACACTTCGCCAGCCTCGCGCGCGGCTTCTCTTTGAAGTCACTTTGATCTCCAGGGCGCACTTTTAATCAGCCTCACAGCTAAACGATACTAAATAGCGGTTGGCTCTCGCGCTCGGAGGGCGCGACACGGAGAGCTGCACTCCTCGCgacattgtttacattttaatacCACTTATAACACATTTTCCTGCCACCCTGGttcattattttacattatttacgAAATCGTGGTGTTTTTTCGTCTCGCGAATGTGTGAATAATGGCAGATAGACCGGGCATATGGCACCGAAGAACACTGGGGAGAGTGACAAGGACGggtagagggagaaagaaaggggAGGGGAACTGACATTAAAGCAACACAACAAGGAAACTACGCTGCGGAGCCGCAGACGCCttcattttatgtttttgaATAATAGCCGGAGCTCGTGTGGCGAAGTGTATCTGTGAAATCGGCCCCGGAGCTCGACCCCAGCACAGCCTCGAGTGCCCGGAGAAGGAGCcgctttttgggggggatttaaAGGCTCTCTCCGTCGCTTTCAAGAGATATGGGTGAGAATAATGAAAGAAGGGTTTAATTGTAATTCTGAGGGAAATTAAccagaggggtgggggtgggggggcaggcCTCTTCTTGCGGAAAAAGCCATGCCCTAATGGGAGGTGGAAACAAATGGCCAACCGCATAGCTTAGCCGTAATTAATGAAATGCCAATTTAGATTATTTTTTGCCCCCATGAGATTATTTTACCATGATATTGGGCTGCTATCATTTTAGCATACTGCACTTATGAATGATGCCGGCTGCCATTACAGTGGAGCTCCATTAGGCCTATAAAGTCATTAGAATTAAAATAATGGCCATTTGCATTGGCTTTGTTCCTGATGTAGCTTTGATAGAGATGTTGACCTGGTGGCCAGGTGCTGTGGCTAATTATGAAGAGTGATGTGACTTTTCACAAGAGGCTTGTTTGATGAGAAAACATGATGTACACGCATCACAAAAATGCCACGGGTTACATCTTTTAACATTAGCATGACACCCACATGCCACTCCAGCAGACACATTAGGAttcatccatgtgtgtgtgtgtgttctcagacTCAGAGCCACCCAGCTCTCCACAGGTggtggaggacggaggagaggaggatgaggaggagctcagtggaggagaggaggcagacctGCGGTCCAGCTCTGGCCGGAGCTCCCTGCTGACCCGGAGAGGCATCACCCTGAGAGTGCTGCTCAAGGATGGCCTGGTGGAGCCGGGAGACGGCGTGCTCGCGATCCACTACCTGGTAAtaacacacatcacacctggGTACAGAGAGAATGttgttattcattatttatgcaAGTCACGTGAGGTTGCACTTTTTATTCATGTAACCAGACATGATTCACTGGAAATGAATCACACTAAGCAGtggctttattaaaaaaaaagaaggaacaaacttcttgtttgtttgctttaaaAATGTCTCTCCGCTCTGCTCCCTCAGGGTAAGAACTTTGTAGGAGACCTGTTGAATGATGGGAAAATCCGGTGGGTGGAGACGGGCCAGATCTTCAACTCGCCCAGTGCCTGGGCAACACACTGCAAACGTCTGGTCAACCCAGCCAAGAAGTCTGGCTGTGGCTGGGCGTCCGTACGCTACCGCGGTCAGAAGCTGGTCCAGTACAAAACCACCTGGCTGCACAAGTACCAACCCAGCGCCGACATGGTGAGAGCACAACAGAACTTTAGATTATACTTACGATAGTCGGTTTATAGCCTTAAATATGAGGCAAACATACTACCGTGAGCAGTATTGGATTTAAAGTGCATCAAGTTCAAACATTCCAATTTTGACGTGAATAAGGAAGAGGTCAAAAGCTTCTTCCCAACATTGTTGTTTCAGGTGAAGGATTGAGCCCAAATAAGATGACGCCTTTAATCTGTTCTGTATAAACAGTTAGTTCATGGTTCAGTTAGGCGACTGAAATATTGTTTCTGAAAAAGAAGAATGATGAAATTGGTAAGAGGCAAAATAACACTTAAAAAAAGTCGCCCGGTCACAGGTTAGGGTCATGAGCAGGTTAAAATAATTAGAATTCCTACAAAACTAATTATCTTTAAACAAGTCAAATCAATCTGCAGGTACATTGAGTGTTCCAAGAGGTTGATTTTAGAGAATACTTGAAACAAGTTTATTTACATTGGAAACATGAAATATTCTGGAAATGTtgttttcacttgttttaagGACAAAAGACTTTCAAGACTTGAGTCTGTATCACTGTATCTACAATATTCAATGTCATATCCAATGTTTATTGTGATGCCAGAGCATGGTGAGTGAGGAggacgatgatgaagatgaagaggaagggaagacCGCTGTGCAGGCAGAtgagaacaagaacaacaaaccTGGAATAattggtaataataatagtaattctCTTCTCATCTAAGTTgtaatgatttttttcttctgtttcaaCAAATGCCATTCTTAACTTTTGCAGACGTGATGGTTTCACGGAGAACTGACCGAGAGAGAATCCCTGTCAGATATTGCACCTTGGGCACCAGGGATGCTGCCAGGTACcgacttttattctgaaaggtcAACGTCGCTTTCTGTGACCACGAGTGTGATAGACTCCATCTTTCATCCTCAGAGATCCGCACACACTCGTGGAGCTGTCGGCCTTCTCAGCCATCAACAGATTCCAGCCTTTCAATGTCGCCGTGTCCAGTAACGTCCTGCTGCTCATGGTCAGTAGCACCCACGCCTAAAACAGGGTAATGGAGTCCCGATGAACAGTTAGTCGACCACGTTCCCTGCTTCTTTATCCTCATCAGGATTTCCACTGCCACCTGACCACCAGTGAGGTGGTGGGATACCTCGGAGGACGATGGgatacaaatacacaatgtgAGTAAGATAAGAAAGAGACATTTGAGTGGAAGGTGAGGCCATCTTTAACCccatcgtctctctctctctatgtactCCATGTATTTCAGTGCTGACAGTCTTAAGGGCTTTCCCCTGTCGGACCAGGCTGGCAGACAGAGACTCTGCTTCTGCGGTTGAGGAAGAGGTAACACTGATAAACTCATGGTGAAGAGGTAGTCTGCGCTGACAACATGTATGCTAGAGAAAGCATGAAGGTGAATGACAACCATTAATACAAATTCACAAGGTCCCTTTGTGGCGCAGGACAGTCCAGCAGCCGGCACTGGTCAACATGCATCCGTCTTCTCTAAAGCCAGAAACTAAAGAAGCGGCTCTTGAATTTCCATCACTGGGAAGTTAAGACTGACTAGAGTGCCGAGTGGGTTAAACCCGGAAAGAGTTTTGCATTTCTGCTCTTAAGTGAGGTTTGAATACAAGTTTGTCTCCGTTAATAAtctttgagtttaaaaaaaattcaagttCCAGCTTCATAAAATTGTTTATAGATTAGCAGCACTGATCGAACGGTCCTGGAATAAAGAATTTAAAAGTACAGTGTGTCATAAAAAACACCTGAAAATAAGTAACTACGAGTTTTTGTTACCTTAGAATTAGCTGTTTGTATCTACATACGTAGAAggtccatgtttctacagtagcccagaatggacaaaccaaacaccgaCTCCAGATggattttaatatataaaagtaGATCAGTTAAGAGAATATGGATAAAAAGTTGCAGTTCAAAGCCAAACTGGAACAAAATTCAGCTGAAAAATACAATCTAAGGGTTAATAATTATAATCTATCCACATTAGTGAGCCTTCTCTACTAAATCCCTTTTACCCAAGtgaaacaacattaaaaggaAGTCTTCTTTTCTAATCCTCGGTCATGTGGACTGTGCTCCAGATCTGTCAGAACCTGTTCATGCGTGGGCTGTCGTTGGTGGGCTGGTACCACAGTCACCCGCGAGGTCCGGCTCTGCCGTCGCTGCAGGACATCGACTCCCAGATGGACCACCAGCTGAGGCTGCAGGGTTCAAACAACGGCTTCCAGCCCTGTCTGGGCATCATCTGTGGTACGTGCCTTTACACACAGTGTGGGACCATATCGATGTGATAGATAAGGGACATTCCTGGTTATTATCTCTTTCACAGGGAGCTGTGAAAACAGTTGGGAAAAAGTCCCTTTATTAAGGAAATTAAATAGAATTAAATGATATTGCTGAATTAATACTACGTACATTACAAAGCAGAAGATACAGAGGCTCCATCTACAATATAAGCATAGtgattacaaaaaaataaaaataatgaccCACGAGTTGCACTGCAATAAGCTGATGGGGTAAAGtgaagataaaaataataataaagacatataaaatatataaaaagaatgcttaattaatgaatgaaagaagaataaaacatcCTCCAGGAACTGCTGCACAATGATTGCAGCCATGTTGCAATAAATGCCATGACGGGATGTTTATGTGGAGACTCTAAATCAGCAACAACATCCAGTATTTACCACGGCAAGTGAAGGCATCATTAATATCATGAACTGTGGTCGTCTCATCAAGCCTTCTGACCATCAGGCCTCTAAGCTGTACACAAATAAATCTCTTCCAGGACCGTATTACCACGGCAATCAAGGCGTGGCGTCCACAATAACCCCGTTCTGGGTCGTACCGCCGCCAGAGGTGAGGACTGCTCCGCTTCTGAATTCACAGCTTTTCTTACTCACTTTAGTCTTTTCTCATACTGTCAATTTAGACACCTCTGCTcatgcttcttcttcataactCCCGCATCATCTGCCTTCCTGCAGCAACGGCCGAATGACCACGGGATCCCAGTGGCGGTAGAGGTCACCTACGTACAGGACAACTTTCTCACCAGTGACGTTCTAAATGAGATGGTACATACACACTAAGACGCAATACTGCAACGAAATACAAATTGGCACAATgtctttttataaatatactttaaatCATTATAAAAGATGTTTAATTCCACCACAGATGCTGCTGGTTGACTACTACAGGACAGCTCCCGACCTCGTCCAGTTCAGCCAGTATTGGTGTCCCGATACGACCATGATGGACAAGATCAAGGTAGGGCGACGAACAGAAGACCTTAAATCACAGAATGGATTTCACCTGGATTGATAGCaagcgatgatgatgatgatgatgatgctggcACTCGTTTAGGACTCCTCGTACAGCCTCCTGCGTAGTGAACCATCCGACCCAACTCGTAcaactttctctcttcttcctcagggCTCTCTGAGTTGCCACGC
This window harbors:
- the mpnd gene encoding MPN domain-containing protein; the encoded protein is MDSEPPSSPQVVEDGGEEDEEELSGGEEADLRSSSGRSSLLTRRGITLRVLLKDGLVEPGDGVLAIHYLGKNFVGDLLNDGKIRWVETGQIFNSPSAWATHCKRLVNPAKKSGCGWASVRYRGQKLVQYKTTWLHKYQPSADMSMVSEEDDDEDEEEGKTAVQADENKNNKPGIIDVMVSRRTDRERIPVRYCTLGTRDAARDPHTLVELSAFSAINRFQPFNVAVSSNVLLLMDFHCHLTTSEVVGYLGGRWDTNTQLLTVLRAFPCRTRLADRDSASAVEEEICQNLFMRGLSLVGWYHSHPRGPALPSLQDIDSQMDHQLRLQGSNNGFQPCLGIICGPYYHGNQGVASTITPFWVVPPPEQRPNDHGIPVAVEVTYVQDNFLTSDVLNEMMLLVDYYRTAPDLVQFSQYWCPDTTMMDKIKGSLSCHAPKDQAYSQILEHVYSQLSCTH